In the genome of Polaribacter sp. MED152, one region contains:
- the tpiA gene encoding triose-phosphate isomerase translates to MRKKIVAGNWKMNNDLAETKSLINGIQSEIENLELNNTRVIVSPSYVNLSLALELTSSNKIEVASQNMHQAKSGAFTGEVSADMLKSLGIKSVIIGHSERRQYFNETDALLAEKMDAIIANNLEAIFCFGELLEDRKSDNHFNVVESQLKNALFHLKAEDFSSIVLAYEPVWAIGTGETASPEQAQEMHAFIRKTIAEKYNQEVADSISILYGGSVKPANAVEIFSKEDVDGGLIGGASLKPADFAAIIKAI, encoded by the coding sequence ATGAGAAAAAAAATAGTAGCAGGTAACTGGAAAATGAATAATGATTTAGCAGAGACAAAATCATTAATTAACGGTATTCAGAGTGAAATAGAAAACCTTGAATTAAATAATACAAGAGTTATTGTTTCTCCTTCTTATGTAAATTTATCATTAGCTTTAGAGTTAACTTCTTCAAATAAAATAGAAGTTGCTTCACAAAATATGCACCAAGCAAAAAGTGGAGCTTTTACAGGTGAAGTATCTGCAGATATGTTAAAGTCATTGGGTATTAAATCTGTTATTATTGGCCATTCTGAAAGAAGGCAATATTTTAATGAAACTGATGCTTTATTGGCGGAAAAAATGGATGCTATTATTGCCAACAACTTAGAAGCTATCTTTTGTTTTGGAGAGCTTTTAGAAGATAGAAAATCCGACAACCATTTTAATGTGGTAGAAAGTCAGTTAAAAAATGCTTTATTTCATTTAAAAGCAGAAGATTTCTCGAGTATTGTTTTAGCTTATGAACCTGTTTGGGCTATTGGTACTGGTGAGACTGCAAGTCCTGAACAAGCACAAGAAATGCATGCATTTATTAGAAAAACAATTGCAGAAAAATACAATCAAGAAGTAGCAGACAGCATTTCTATTTTATATGGTGGTAGTGTTAAACCTGCAAATGCAGTAGAAATATTTTCTAAAGAAGATGTTGATGGTGGTTTAATTGGTGGTGCATCTTTAAAACCTGCCGATTTTGCAGCTATTATAAAAGCAATTTAA
- the prmA gene encoding 50S ribosomal protein L11 methyltransferase: protein MDNIYIEYTFTITPKEPASEILIAELGSVGFESFVETENGVIAYIQKDDHSSTVLEDIYILSSNEFSISYTKKEVAQTNWNAEWEKNFTSIQVNDLVSIRAPFHENPNLQYDIVIEPKMSFGTGHHETTHMMIQHLLALDLKDKKTLDMGCGTGILAIFAEMKGAKPIDAIDIDNWCYENSIENVKRNNCSEISVYEGDSSLLHDKKYDVIIANINRNILLADMEIYTNCLNDKGVLLLSGFYKEDISIIDDEVSKYNLKLEKTIERNNWVALKYNKL, encoded by the coding sequence ATGGATAATATATATATCGAATATACTTTTACAATAACACCTAAAGAGCCAGCTTCAGAAATTTTAATAGCTGAGTTAGGTTCTGTGGGTTTTGAAAGTTTTGTAGAAACAGAAAATGGTGTAATTGCCTACATTCAAAAAGACGATCACTCTTCAACTGTTTTAGAAGATATTTATATTCTAAGTTCTAATGAATTTTCAATTTCATATACTAAAAAAGAGGTTGCACAGACTAATTGGAATGCAGAATGGGAGAAAAACTTCACCTCAATTCAGGTAAACGATTTGGTAAGTATTAGAGCGCCTTTTCATGAGAATCCTAATTTGCAATATGATATTGTAATAGAGCCAAAAATGAGTTTTGGAACTGGGCATCATGAAACTACGCACATGATGATTCAGCATTTATTGGCATTAGATTTAAAGGATAAAAAGACTTTAGATATGGGATGTGGAACTGGAATTTTAGCAATTTTCGCTGAAATGAAAGGTGCAAAACCCATAGATGCCATAGATATTGATAATTGGTGTTATGAAAACTCAATAGAAAATGTAAAACGTAATAATTGTTCAGAAATAAGCGTTTATGAAGGTGATTCTTCTTTGTTACATGATAAAAAGTACGATGTAATTATTGCGAACATCAATAGGAATATTTTGTTAGCAGATATGGAAATCTACACAAATTGTTTAAACGATAAAGGTGTTTTATTATTAAGTGGTTTTTATAAAGAAGATATTTCTATCATAGATGATGAGGTTTCTAAGTATAACTTAAAGTTAGAAAAAACGATAGAAAGAAATAATTGGGTTGCTTTAAAATACAATAAATTGTAA
- a CDS encoding ATP-dependent Clp protease adaptor ClpS: MSTKEKIQEEVDVLEKEVFQHEIVLHNDDVNTFDFVIESLINVCDHTLEQAEQCTILVHYKGKCTVKSGEFKDLEPRCSKLLQLGLSAELV, encoded by the coding sequence ATGAGTACTAAAGAAAAAATTCAAGAGGAAGTAGACGTCTTAGAAAAAGAGGTTTTTCAGCACGAAATTGTTTTGCATAATGATGATGTAAATACGTTCGATTTTGTAATTGAATCTTTAATCAATGTTTGCGATCATACTTTAGAACAAGCTGAGCAGTGTACTATTTTAGTACACTATAAAGGTAAATGCACTGTTAAGTCTGGTGAATTTAAAGATTTAGAGCCAAGGTGTTCTAAATTATTGCAATTAGGTTTATCTGCAGAACTCGTTTAA